GAAAAACACTGATCCTACGATATTTAAAGGGATTTTTTTGATTGCCTGCCTTTTGTTCCAATCCAAGGAACTGATGACTCAAAGGATGAATCTCATCATGATGCATTAGTGCAGGTATATCATGGGAAATAGGAAATATTGTGTTACAATTGTTACATGTTATCCGGTTCAAATGACCATCATATTGTAATTTTTGTTCAATGTGACAGACAGGACATCTCAGATAAGTATCACAGATCTCCTGGGAAAGATTAATCGTCATTTAATAATCCTGTTTAATATAGATCGTCAATAAAAATTGGATCCATTTTGTTAACTTTTTTATTCAAAACGCGGTTTTTCATCAAATCCCAATCAGTCACATTGCAATTATGATGCGAAGGAGCATAGAATAAAACATGGTTTTCTGTGAGCACTGTTCCCTGTTCTAACGGTCCAGAGGCATAAATTCCACGACGTTTGAATTTCCGGGGTTCTTTTTCTTCCGGTGCAGGAATTTTTCTTCCATGACCCATCGCAGACTCAATACCACGAATATTTTGAATAAATGTTTTCAATTCAGAGGGATCCATTGAACACCGTTGATCCGGGCCTGGCAGGTTCTTATCAATTGTGAAATGTTTTTCAATCACATTTGCTCCGAGAGCAACTGCTGCTAATGGAATATGGATTCCCTCTGTATGATCAGAAAAACCAACAGGACAATCCAGCACTCTCTTCAATGTCTGAATAACCCGCAAATTACATGAATGATCGGCAGCAGGATAACACGAAACACAATGAAGAACAATATATTGGGTGTTTCCCACTTCTTCAACCCATCTGACTGCCTGTAGTACTTCTTCCATGGTACTCATACCTGATGAAAGGATGATGGGCTTCTGCAATTTCGCAACTGCCTGAATCAGATCTTTATAATTAAAATCCATGGCAGCAATTTTAATTAACGAGGGATTCTGTTGAGCAATGAAATTCAGACTGGCAAACTCCTCCGGGGTAGAAAACAGGTTGATACCATGTTTTTTTGCAAAATCCCAAATCTCTTGTTCATTATCATGGGTAATTTCTGCGTCTATATCATAATTATATCCGGGATGGGAGGGATGAAGGAATTGATCGGTAATAAACGTCTGAATTTTCACTGCATCAGCCCCACTGCTCCATGCAGCAGCGATCATGTCTTTTGCAAGTGAAACATTCCCATTATGGTTTATTCCAATTTCTGCAATTATATATGCTGGATATCCATCTCCAACATGTCTTCCATTAATTGTTATGGCATTCATAATCATCGATAGATATTAAAATAAATGGGTGTTTCGGAACAAAAAGGGATACGTAATTTTTTTTCGATGATTATACTGTTTATGTACAATATCAATGATAACATGGTGAAAACATTCTATACCACCAGCATTTGAATCTAATTCATGAGATCCAATTGAATCTGATAAGTCATGGTATGTATAACTAAAACCATCAGGTAATAATGTCAGCATGTGTTCATATAGAAAATCTATACCATTTATTATTGGACTTCGTGTTAAAATGTAGGCACGACCACTTTTTTTTAATAAATGAGGAATTTTATGAATAATTTCAATGGTGATACCAAGCCCATAAGGTTCACCACCATCTGAATCCAAAGGACCAGACACGACTTTTGGAAAATGGATAAATGGAGGATTGGCTACAACAAGATCAAATAAATTATTGTTACATTCCTGAAATGATTTGTTGAAGAATTCACAATTTACTATCTCATGTAATTCAGCATTCATTTGAGCGAGATTGATAGAGGCAGGATTAAGATCAACGCCACAGATCCTAGTACAGTACCTGCTCATGACTAATGAGAGGATTCCTACTCCGCAACAAATATCTAATCCATTTTGCCCCCGAAATTTTCTTTTATCTAACTGATCCCTAATAAAATCAGCAAAAAAAAGAGAATCATAACTAAGATATGTAAATGCTGAGTCATTTCGGTCAAACCTTGAAGTAATTAGTAAGAAATCACGATACGGAACAATCCGGTACAAAAATCGAATCGAATTATTTCCTTCGACCTTTATCAGGCCTGACGTGATAGATTTTTCCAACCAATTTTTTCCTATAAAATTTATTTTTTGTGTTTCTACAACTTCGTTTAGAAACAGTATTTTACGAAGTAACCCTAATTCGCGATTAAATATAAATTTCAGGTATATATGTGGAAATAGGGATATTGAAAAGAGGTTACTCCGGCCGAAAATAAAATTGAAAATAATTTGGATTTCATTAATAAATGTAGATGTCTGAAAAGGATACTTTCTCAGTGGAAATTTAATAATGTTTTTATATTTTGTTTTATGAAGACAGTCGGATAATTCAGATACCTGATTTTTTATATTCATTCGTTTAATATAATGATTTATCCTTAAAACACTTAGTTAGACATTACTGAAATCGTTCGTCTTTTAATATTTTAGGATCAAATCAAAGATTTTTCAGGTAACGATACCATTTTCTCAAA
This DNA window, taken from Methanospirillum lacunae, encodes the following:
- a CDS encoding N-acetylneuraminate synthase family protein, which translates into the protein MNAITINGRHVGDGYPAYIIAEIGINHNGNVSLAKDMIAAAWSSGADAVKIQTFITDQFLHPSHPGYNYDIDAEITHDNEQEIWDFAKKHGINLFSTPEEFASLNFIAQQNPSLIKIAAMDFNYKDLIQAVAKLQKPIILSSGMSTMEEVLQAVRWVEEVGNTQYIVLHCVSCYPAADHSCNLRVIQTLKRVLDCPVGFSDHTEGIHIPLAAVALGANVIEKHFTIDKNLPGPDQRCSMDPSELKTFIQNIRGIESAMGHGRKIPAPEEKEPRKFKRRGIYASGPLEQGTVLTENHVLFYAPSHHNCNVTDWDLMKNRVLNKKVNKMDPIFIDDLY
- a CDS encoding methyltransferase, whose translation is MNIKNQVSELSDCLHKTKYKNIIKFPLRKYPFQTSTFINEIQIIFNFIFGRSNLFSISLFPHIYLKFIFNRELGLLRKILFLNEVVETQKINFIGKNWLEKSITSGLIKVEGNNSIRFLYRIVPYRDFLLITSRFDRNDSAFTYLSYDSLFFADFIRDQLDKRKFRGQNGLDICCGVGILSLVMSRYCTRICGVDLNPASINLAQMNAELHEIVNCEFFNKSFQECNNNLFDLVVANPPFIHFPKVVSGPLDSDGGEPYGLGITIEIIHKIPHLLKKSGRAYILTRSPIINGIDFLYEHMLTLLPDGFSYTYHDLSDSIGSHELDSNAGGIECFHHVIIDIVHKQYNHRKKITYPFLFRNTHLF